In a genomic window of Streptomyces katrae:
- a CDS encoding ATP-binding protein: MTMTEPSAPARQVVPAEERYAAELAFLAAQDTGPRPPGWALTPRAVVTFVCGSDGEELALPKRRAGMPSKLVIAPKFVGERALVERCVVTLAGERGLLLTGEPGTAKSMLSELLSAAVCGTSALTVQGTAGTTEDAFRYGWNYALLLAQGPTRQALVDSPVLAAMRTGRVVRVEEITRCLPEVQDALVSILSDRRVSVPELTATEDSVVSAAPGFTVIATANLRDRGVSEMSAALKRRFNFETVGPISDPDAEAALIRRQAVAAVERAGAAFGVDDSVLDALVTVFRDLRSGRSAEGWDVERPGTVMSTAEAVQVAASLGVAAAYLPGGDVLDLLPGHLLGVVRKDDPADHGRLLGYWDGPVRRRAEDGSAMWRRLWDLRGSLR; this comes from the coding sequence ATGACCATGACCGAACCGTCCGCACCCGCACGGCAGGTCGTGCCTGCCGAGGAGCGGTACGCCGCCGAACTGGCCTTCCTCGCCGCCCAGGACACCGGCCCCCGTCCTCCGGGCTGGGCGCTGACCCCGCGCGCGGTGGTCACCTTCGTGTGCGGCAGCGACGGCGAGGAGCTGGCCCTGCCCAAGCGGCGCGCCGGGATGCCGTCGAAGCTGGTGATCGCGCCGAAGTTCGTCGGCGAACGCGCCCTGGTGGAACGCTGCGTGGTGACCCTGGCCGGTGAGCGCGGGCTGCTGCTCACGGGTGAGCCGGGCACCGCCAAGTCGATGCTGTCCGAGCTGCTGTCGGCCGCCGTGTGCGGCACCAGCGCGCTCACCGTGCAGGGTACGGCGGGCACCACCGAGGACGCCTTCCGCTACGGCTGGAACTACGCCCTGCTGCTGGCGCAGGGCCCGACCCGGCAGGCCCTGGTCGACTCCCCCGTGCTGGCGGCGATGCGCACGGGGCGGGTGGTACGGGTCGAGGAGATCACCCGCTGTCTGCCCGAGGTGCAGGACGCGCTGGTGTCGATCCTGTCCGACCGGCGGGTGAGCGTGCCCGAGCTGACGGCGACGGAGGACTCGGTGGTCTCGGCGGCCCCCGGCTTCACCGTCATCGCCACCGCCAACCTGCGCGACCGAGGCGTCTCGGAGATGTCGGCGGCGCTCAAGCGGCGCTTCAACTTCGAGACGGTCGGCCCGATCTCCGACCCGGACGCGGAGGCGGCGCTGATCCGCCGGCAGGCCGTCGCCGCCGTGGAGCGGGCCGGGGCGGCGTTCGGGGTGGACGACAGCGTGCTCGACGCACTCGTCACCGTCTTCCGGGACCTGCGCTCGGGGCGCAGCGCGGAGGGCTGGGACGTGGAACGGCCCGGAACGGTCATGTCCACGGCGGAGGCGGTGCAGGTGGCGGCCTCGCTGGGGGTCGCGGCCGCGTACCTGCCGGGCGGTGACGTGCTGGACCTGCTGCCGGGGCACCTGCTGGGCGTCGTCCGCAAGGACGACCCGGCCGACCACGGGCGGCTGCTGGGCTACTGGGACGGCCCGGTGCGCCGCCGGGCCGAGGACGGCTCGGCGATGTGGCGCCGGCTCTGGGACCTGCGCGGGAGCCTGCGTTGA
- a CDS encoding DUF4132 domain-containing protein: MAWLALDEGYEVSLVEGRVAVRRPAGRQLKTVPKALRDHPEVDRLRRLAEWLDRHEAACVAQVDAWMVSSLPVPTALLARVWRDEAWQAALRDLAVVGDADPDEVGFLRDATDAGELKVVNLDGETVRLSPRTVTLPHPVLLPDLDDVREFAAELDITQRVEQIHRATWTRPEEVKASATEVRDYAGGKFPSRFSLAARATGLGYRVSGGYATCRVRDTGRAVEAAVWIGEPYWEDESETGALSWHDEEGRAVRLGEVGPVAWSEGMRMAAALYAGRKIEEGGNA; encoded by the coding sequence ATGGCTTGGCTGGCGTTGGACGAGGGGTACGAGGTCTCCCTCGTGGAAGGGCGGGTCGCCGTACGGCGGCCCGCGGGGCGGCAGTTGAAGACGGTCCCCAAGGCGCTGCGCGACCACCCCGAGGTGGACCGGCTGCGCCGGCTCGCCGAATGGCTCGACCGGCACGAGGCCGCCTGCGTGGCCCAGGTGGACGCCTGGATGGTCTCCTCGCTGCCCGTGCCCACCGCCCTCCTGGCCCGGGTCTGGCGCGACGAGGCCTGGCAGGCCGCCCTGCGCGACCTGGCCGTCGTCGGTGACGCCGACCCCGACGAGGTGGGCTTCCTGCGCGACGCCACCGACGCCGGCGAGCTCAAGGTGGTCAACCTCGACGGCGAGACCGTACGCCTCTCCCCGCGCACGGTGACCCTGCCGCACCCGGTGCTGCTGCCCGACCTGGACGACGTACGGGAGTTCGCGGCCGAGCTGGACATCACCCAGCGCGTGGAGCAGATCCACCGGGCGACCTGGACCCGGCCCGAGGAGGTCAAGGCCTCCGCCACCGAGGTACGGGACTACGCGGGCGGCAAGTTCCCCTCCCGGTTCAGCCTCGCGGCCCGCGCCACCGGCCTCGGCTACCGCGTCTCCGGCGGCTACGCCACCTGCCGGGTCCGCGACACCGGGCGGGCGGTGGAGGCGGCCGTGTGGATCGGCGAGCCCTACTGGGAGGACGAGTCGGAGACCGGCGCCCTGAGCTGGCACGACGAGGAGGGCCGGGCCGTCCGGCTCGGCGAGGTCGGACCGGTGGCCTGGTCCGAGGGGATGCGGATGGCCGCGGCGCTGTACGCCGGGCGCAAGATCGAGGAGGGCGGGAACGCATGA
- a CDS encoding DNA-binding protein, with product MSTDTTEALAGTDTGAGSTSAGLLAAGAVLPEDTADAGPGAVPLTARTYRHPALGDERVVVRLAAAELGAAEDLAAGFLGLIPDGEPAVVGLGRRQALGFPEWVLVHHPEDGHHALALVPELDRLARQAKTKPKAALDACTEIAERLAASLPHFLPVFHEQAARVFLAVENTTYAAQLFGRARAAEARYGLAVDEDRLDAVFLEFALAGALPVKVLTGYGKELAQRVSPAEAFTRFRRLCVRRTSGGLPPSAQATTELRRLARAAGLKGNLPEQEYLAELLPLPATLRAAAGWWKSHRAALIALARGVPSVRGTLLGMVPGGTGEAGELSVMWLEVLEESGATAGLADDTVPEEQRSPDGTAGWLERFHTARYAGWGNPPAVPALLELVTRCAGRLRAELALPGREQGLRLGLQDVNLLDLLLSLGLPVADPEDGPRALMGLEEWNRSAEPRDLVALCADERLRPAFLRTLNRFNSHMSGGRETVRRLAVTPGSSPLIAEWVREVAAESTASALPDLPEAIRRLTWLPAEALALAPEEVGRAAAADLGEVLARTLRGGLFEELVWPAWESAVRELTPGRGRGHLTVMDAWPYVIVANSTQVRVLDADSTVLTHDLRVPSGNHRQTGFHYTDGDLLVFWATYNGPVEGYWLSAPDDVLTLDSSATYWQMRSGHASLPLAGGGRTTGLGVLHRGDSRIPAERPVISDGTSYWAWDGDGEPGGRGWAEYDPATGATGRRSMPAFLSEALRDHPGGSSLPDNVGQNWLRPAPAVEGSVLGTSEDGLLGWRAVRVPGRGWHGSDTTGGRVTVPEGGARPEAAVRLPGDERPRAVTSDWRTLSLRDPEGAVTARVTASHHGAPLAAGGAELPPLTHWYCLRPRDPEGSAALRALDGAAAGALLKAAGEAEKREELPALVRSALPAVGEPVLIAGVVDAVRAALVQRKALAGVAQSLAGRPAAPPRPRAVRGPSDQLLDAALHGLTGNPYHRYLGGDLDATFVLLRTLGTAVADTAAEAVPGRLHVDLPKLAQSSFPWAGLLLEAPAAVAYRAVVTGTTEEQRADLCRALSEVEALGLASAETSAARWRRLTVRIDTGHLLGADGRERGKGGRHRAVVPLGGGAVLALNEQTREYERAREFDALLHDPAGAFAVPAPYTGAGEAVTVGDRERGAGWLAAFLKEATERGPAPWFPEAAEEFGRLTGVSAAMARLVLAGLPYVDTHDRNFLPAELRGVLGVKAADAAPARNDLRDLSPEVRRELVAALLPADPARLWTHGPDAEAAARVWNRRAGRRTPVPEWLLADAAKEVRPAWSAHRALPALLDAAASPVLSADTAWTVKGNRAEPVVPGGHPFDTAVLTASVGFAAWLAHRLPAGHPVRSCLPPALTAVRQRLASPDLLLSVGHYVSLPDFRKAAGTPTETAEGYERYGAVVLPTHGGHPLPALRTALLDSTGSDPYLPLLRGTEQLPSSAETALRLAHDPGFAALLADPGAPVAGAVDVEGTWWPQDPGRSVPELVAEVSAEYGLGADAAVLYLALLAMPDPTDRNTARWTGWKPARLKAARAELAATDLVVSATRGRAGRSLFLPGPWAEPDSPALPVEQWKLPMYGVAPGGRPVLGVLVPAEPVAKLYRRAWARVREGDVPRFEELKVKRTTGRRR from the coding sequence ATGAGCACCGACACCACCGAGGCACTGGCCGGTACGGACACCGGCGCGGGGAGCACGAGCGCCGGACTCCTCGCCGCCGGCGCGGTCCTGCCCGAGGACACCGCGGACGCGGGCCCCGGGGCCGTCCCGCTGACCGCCCGGACGTACCGTCACCCGGCGCTCGGGGACGAGCGGGTCGTCGTCCGGCTGGCCGCGGCCGAGCTGGGCGCCGCCGAAGACCTCGCCGCGGGCTTCCTGGGCCTGATACCGGACGGCGAGCCCGCCGTCGTCGGCCTCGGCCGCCGGCAGGCGCTCGGCTTCCCCGAGTGGGTGCTCGTGCACCACCCCGAGGACGGGCACCACGCCCTCGCCCTGGTCCCGGAGCTGGACCGGCTGGCCCGGCAGGCGAAGACCAAGCCCAAGGCCGCCCTCGACGCCTGCACCGAGATCGCCGAGCGGCTCGCCGCCTCCCTCCCGCACTTCCTGCCCGTCTTCCACGAGCAGGCCGCGCGCGTCTTCCTCGCCGTCGAGAACACCACGTACGCGGCCCAGCTGTTCGGCCGGGCCCGGGCCGCCGAGGCCCGCTACGGCCTGGCCGTCGACGAGGACCGCCTCGACGCCGTCTTCCTGGAGTTCGCCCTGGCCGGCGCCCTGCCGGTGAAGGTGCTCACCGGCTACGGCAAGGAGCTCGCCCAGCGGGTCTCCCCCGCCGAGGCCTTCACCCGCTTCCGCCGCCTGTGCGTCCGCCGCACCTCGGGCGGGCTCCCGCCGTCCGCGCAGGCCACGACCGAGCTGCGGCGCCTGGCCCGAGCGGCCGGGCTGAAGGGCAACCTGCCCGAGCAGGAATACCTGGCCGAGCTGCTGCCGCTGCCCGCCACCCTGCGGGCGGCGGCCGGCTGGTGGAAGTCCCACCGCGCCGCGCTCATCGCCCTGGCCCGGGGGGTGCCGTCCGTACGGGGCACCCTGCTCGGCATGGTGCCGGGCGGTACCGGTGAGGCGGGCGAACTGTCCGTGATGTGGCTGGAGGTGCTGGAGGAGTCCGGCGCCACCGCCGGACTGGCCGACGACACCGTGCCCGAGGAGCAGCGCTCCCCCGACGGCACCGCGGGCTGGCTGGAGCGCTTCCACACCGCCCGGTACGCCGGCTGGGGCAACCCGCCCGCCGTGCCGGCCCTGCTGGAGCTCGTCACCCGCTGCGCCGGCCGGCTGCGCGCCGAACTGGCCCTGCCGGGCCGCGAGCAGGGCCTGCGCCTGGGCCTCCAGGACGTGAACCTGCTCGACCTGCTGCTCTCCCTCGGGCTTCCGGTCGCCGACCCCGAGGACGGCCCCCGGGCCCTGATGGGCCTGGAGGAGTGGAACCGGTCCGCCGAGCCGCGCGACCTGGTGGCGCTGTGCGCCGACGAGCGGCTGCGCCCCGCCTTCCTGCGCACCCTCAACCGGTTCAACAGCCACATGTCGGGCGGCCGCGAGACCGTGCGCCGGCTCGCCGTCACCCCCGGCAGCAGCCCGCTGATCGCCGAGTGGGTCCGCGAGGTGGCCGCCGAGTCCACGGCCTCGGCCCTGCCCGACCTGCCCGAGGCGATCCGCCGGCTGACCTGGCTGCCCGCCGAGGCCCTGGCGCTGGCCCCGGAGGAGGTGGGCAGGGCCGCCGCCGCCGACCTGGGCGAGGTCCTCGCCCGCACCCTGCGCGGCGGCCTGTTCGAGGAACTGGTCTGGCCGGCCTGGGAGAGCGCCGTCCGCGAGCTGACGCCCGGCCGCGGCCGCGGCCACCTGACCGTGATGGACGCCTGGCCGTACGTCATCGTCGCCAACTCCACGCAGGTGCGGGTCCTCGACGCCGACTCCACCGTGCTCACGCACGACCTGCGGGTACCCTCCGGCAACCACCGCCAGACCGGCTTCCACTACACCGACGGCGACCTGCTCGTCTTCTGGGCCACCTACAACGGCCCCGTCGAGGGCTACTGGCTGAGCGCCCCCGACGACGTGCTCACCCTGGACTCCTCGGCCACGTACTGGCAGATGCGCTCCGGGCACGCCTCGCTGCCGCTGGCCGGCGGCGGCCGCACCACCGGCCTCGGCGTGCTGCACCGCGGCGACAGCCGGATCCCGGCCGAACGGCCCGTCATCTCCGACGGGACCTCGTACTGGGCCTGGGACGGCGACGGCGAGCCCGGCGGCCGGGGCTGGGCCGAGTACGACCCCGCCACCGGGGCGACGGGACGTCGCTCGATGCCGGCCTTCCTCTCCGAAGCCCTGCGCGACCACCCCGGCGGCAGCAGCCTGCCCGACAACGTCGGCCAGAACTGGCTGCGGCCGGCGCCCGCCGTCGAGGGCTCCGTCCTGGGCACCTCCGAAGACGGCCTGCTGGGCTGGCGCGCCGTGCGCGTGCCCGGCCGGGGCTGGCACGGCTCCGACACCACCGGCGGCCGGGTCACCGTCCCCGAGGGCGGCGCCAGGCCGGAAGCGGCGGTCCGCCTGCCCGGCGACGAGCGGCCCCGCGCCGTGACGAGCGACTGGCGGACCCTGTCCCTGCGCGACCCCGAGGGAGCCGTCACCGCCCGGGTCACGGCGAGCCACCACGGCGCCCCGCTCGCCGCCGGCGGCGCGGAACTCCCGCCGCTCACCCACTGGTACTGCCTGCGCCCCCGCGACCCCGAGGGCTCGGCGGCGCTGCGCGCACTGGACGGCGCGGCCGCCGGAGCGCTGCTGAAGGCGGCCGGGGAGGCGGAGAAGCGCGAGGAGCTGCCTGCGCTGGTGCGCTCCGCCCTGCCCGCGGTCGGCGAGCCCGTGCTGATCGCCGGGGTGGTCGACGCGGTCCGCGCCGCGCTGGTCCAGCGCAAGGCCCTGGCCGGGGTCGCGCAGTCGCTGGCCGGCCGCCCGGCGGCCCCGCCGCGGCCGCGCGCCGTGCGCGGGCCCTCCGACCAGCTGCTCGACGCCGCCCTGCACGGGCTGACGGGCAACCCCTACCACCGCTACCTCGGCGGGGACCTCGACGCGACGTTCGTGCTGCTGCGGACGCTGGGGACGGCCGTCGCCGACACCGCCGCCGAGGCGGTGCCCGGACGGCTGCACGTGGACCTGCCGAAGCTGGCGCAGTCCTCGTTCCCCTGGGCGGGGCTGCTCCTGGAGGCACCCGCCGCGGTCGCGTACCGCGCGGTCGTCACCGGCACCACCGAGGAGCAGCGGGCCGACCTGTGCCGGGCGCTGTCCGAGGTGGAGGCGCTCGGCCTGGCCTCGGCCGAGACCTCCGCCGCCCGGTGGCGGCGCCTGACGGTACGGATCGACACCGGCCACCTGCTGGGCGCCGACGGCCGGGAGCGGGGCAAGGGCGGCCGGCACCGCGCGGTGGTGCCGCTCGGCGGCGGGGCGGTGCTCGCGCTGAACGAGCAGACCCGGGAGTACGAGCGGGCGCGCGAGTTCGACGCGCTGCTGCACGACCCGGCCGGCGCCTTCGCGGTGCCCGCGCCCTACACCGGCGCCGGCGAGGCGGTGACGGTCGGCGACCGCGAGCGCGGGGCCGGCTGGCTGGCGGCGTTCCTGAAGGAGGCCACCGAGCGCGGCCCGGCGCCGTGGTTCCCGGAGGCGGCCGAGGAGTTCGGCCGGCTGACCGGCGTGTCGGCGGCCATGGCCCGTCTGGTGCTGGCGGGGCTGCCGTACGTGGACACCCACGACCGCAATTTCCTGCCCGCCGAGCTGCGCGGGGTCCTCGGGGTCAAGGCCGCGGACGCGGCGCCCGCCCGCAACGACCTCCGGGACCTCTCCCCCGAGGTGCGGCGCGAGCTGGTCGCGGCACTGCTGCCCGCCGACCCGGCGCGGCTGTGGACGCACGGACCGGACGCGGAGGCCGCCGCGCGGGTGTGGAACCGGCGCGCGGGCCGCCGTACGCCGGTGCCCGAGTGGCTGCTCGCCGACGCCGCCAAGGAGGTCCGCCCGGCGTGGTCGGCGCACCGGGCGCTGCCCGCGCTGCTGGACGCGGCGGCGTCCCCGGTGCTGTCCGCCGACACCGCCTGGACCGTCAAGGGGAACCGCGCCGAGCCCGTGGTCCCGGGCGGGCACCCCTTCGACACGGCCGTGCTCACGGCGTCGGTGGGCTTCGCGGCCTGGCTCGCGCACCGGCTGCCCGCCGGGCACCCCGTACGGTCCTGCCTGCCGCCGGCGCTGACGGCCGTACGGCAGCGGCTGGCCTCGCCGGACCTGCTGCTGAGCGTCGGGCACTACGTGAGCCTGCCCGACTTCCGCAAGGCGGCCGGCACCCCGACCGAGACCGCGGAGGGGTACGAGCGGTACGGCGCGGTGGTACTGCCCACGCACGGCGGCCACCCCCTGCCCGCGCTGCGCACGGCGCTGCTGGACTCGACCGGGTCCGACCCGTACCTGCCGCTGCTGCGCGGCACCGAACAGCTGCCCTCCTCGGCGGAGACGGCGCTGCGCCTGGCCCACGACCCGGGCTTCGCGGCGCTGCTCGCCGACCCGGGAGCGCCGGTGGCGGGCGCGGTGGACGTGGAGGGCACCTGGTGGCCGCAGGACCCGGGCCGCAGCGTCCCGGAGCTGGTGGCGGAGGTGTCCGCGGAGTACGGGCTCGGCGCGGACGCGGCCGTCCTGTACCTGGCGCTGCTCGCGATGCCCGACCCGACCGACCGGAACACGGCCCGCTGGACGGGCTGGAAGCCGGCCCGGCTGAAGGCCGCCCGCGCGGAGCTGGCCGCCACGGACCTGGTGGTGTCGGCCACCCGCGGCCGGGCCGGGCGCTCCCTGTTCCTGCCCGGCCCGTGGGCCGAGCCGGACTCGCCCGCGCTGCCCGTCGAGCAGTGGAAGCTGCCGATGTACGGCGTGGCTCCGGGCGGCCGGCCGGTGCTGGGCGTGCTGGTGCCCGCCGAGCCGGTCGCGAAGCTGTACCGCCGGGCGTGGGCGCGGGTCCGCGAGGGCGACGTGCCGCGCTTCGAGGAGCTCAAGGTGAAGCGCACCACGGGCCGGCGGCGCTGA